The following nucleotide sequence is from Terriglobales bacterium.
GGACCCGGCGGCTTTTTCTCAGTGAAACTTGTCGATCGCACTCCGGTTGACTTGCAGTGAGTTCCTCGTCTCTCATCGCGCTGCTACGTCTTTTTCGACTACTCTCACGTATTCTTAGACAAGCCATGCATGTGCGCGTGCTGTTGTTCGGGGTACTCAAAGACATTTTCCGACGCAGTGAAGACTCGCTGGAACTGAGCTCGGGAGACACAGTTTCCGACGTATTGGAGCACTATCGCGAACTTGCTCCGGACAGGGCTAGCCTATTCCATTCCGTTGCTCTGGCAGTGAATCAAGAGTACGCCGCTCCGGATCGCCGCTTACAAGATGGTGATGAGGTTGCACTACTGCCACCAGTAAGTGGCGGTCTCGAAACGCCGGTGCGGCCGGGAAGTTACAAATGCGAGATCGTTCGGGAGAGTATTCCTACCGAGCAGATTCTGCAAGGCACTAAGCACGCGGAAGATGGTGCCGTAGTCGTCTTTGAGGGCATCGTTCGCAACCGCACACGCAATCGGCAGACGCTTTTTCTCGACTATGAAGCGTACGAACCTATGGCTCTCAGCCAGTTGAACGCCTTGGCGGAGAAGGTCCTCGCGAATTACAAGATCCGCGAGATTGTCATAGTCCATCGCCTTGGACGGCTTGAGATTGGGGAGACCAGCGTTCTGATTGTAGTTGCATCTGATCATCGTGCGGCCGCCTTTGATGCTTGTCGATTTGCCATTGACACCTTGAAACGAACGGTTCCCATTTGGAAAAAAGAGCACTTCAGCAATGGTGTGGTTTGGGCGGATGGTGAACCTTTTCCAGAAGAACTTCGAGTCGATCGGGAGTCTCCGAAGGGGCGCGTGTAATGAGAGCTGTAGCC
It contains:
- a CDS encoding molybdenum cofactor biosynthesis protein MoaE, with amino-acid sequence MSSSSLIALLRLFRLLSRILRQAMHVRVLLFGVLKDIFRRSEDSLELSSGDTVSDVLEHYRELAPDRASLFHSVALAVNQEYAAPDRRLQDGDEVALLPPVSGGLETPVRPGSYKCEIVRESIPTEQILQGTKHAEDGAVVVFEGIVRNRTRNRQTLFLDYEAYEPMALSQLNALAEKVLANYKIREIVIVHRLGRLEIGETSVLIVVASDHRAAAFDACRFAIDTLKRTVPIWKKEHFSNGVVWADGEPFPEELRVDRESPKGRV